Proteins co-encoded in one Anguilla anguilla isolate fAngAng1 chromosome 16, fAngAng1.pri, whole genome shotgun sequence genomic window:
- the LOC118215775 gene encoding troponin I, fast skeletal muscle-like has translation MSEKKMSTSRKHNLKSLMLSIAKGLLEVEEREQEEERVRYMAENCPPLSLPHSTQELQEYCKKLHHQIDTIDEERYDLETKMNKCAKEIEDMKFKVIDLKGKFKKPALRRVRMSADAMLKALLGSKHKVNMDLRANLKQVKKEVKEEDKEMRDVGDWRKNVEDKAGMDGRKKMFETEAAQ, from the exons ATGTCGGA GAAGAAGATGTCAACGAGTCGTAAGCACAATCTGAAG AGCTTGATGCTCTCGATTGCGAAGGGTCTgttggaggtggaggagagggagcaggaggaggagagggtgaggtACATGGCAGAGAACTgtcccccgctctctctgcctcacagcacacaggaatTACAG GAATACTGCAAGAAACTCCACCACCAGATCGATACGATCGATGAGGAGCGATACGACCTGGAAACGAAAATGAACAAGTGTGCCAAAGAG ATCGAGGACATGAAGTTTAAAGTGATCGATCTGAAGGGCAAGTTCAAGAAGCCGGCCCTGAGGAGGGTGCGCATGTCTGCCGACGCCATGCTCAAGGCCCTGCTGGGCTCCAAGCACAAGGTCAACATGGACCTGAGAGCCAACCTGAAGCAAGTGAAGAAGGAGGTCAAGGAGGAG GACAAGGAAATGCGCGACGTTGGCGACTGGCGTAAGAACGTGGAGGACAAGGCCGGCATGGACGGCAGGAAGAAGATGTTCGAGACAGAGGCGGCTCAGTAG
- the LOC118215776 gene encoding troponin I, fast skeletal muscle-like — protein sequence MADKRMSSSRKHSMKSAMLQVAMDLLAAEVVEKAEMRAKYMEENCPPLVLPTSLEELQELCRELHEKVDVVDEERYDLECKVNLVVREVSELNFKIIDLKGKFKRPPLKKVRMSADAMLQALLGSKHKVTMDLRANLKQVKKEVKEEDKELRDVGDWRKKLEDKAGMGGRKKMFETES from the exons ATGGCTGA CAAAAGGATGTCTTCGAGCCGCAAACACAGCATGAAG AGCGCGATGCTGCAGGTAGCCATGGACCTGCTGGCGGCAGAGGTGGTCGAGAAGGCTGAGATGAGAGCCAAATACATGGAAGAAAATTGCCCTCCCCTGGTCCTCCCCACATCTTTGGAGGAATTACAG GAACTCTGCAGGGAGCTCCACGAGAAAGTCGATGTGGTGGATGAAGAGCGATACGACCTTGAGTGCAAGGTCAACTTGGTCGTCAGGGAG GTGTCAGAGCTGAACTTTAAAATCATTGACCTGAAGGGCAAGTTTAAAAGGCCCCCCCTGAAGAAGGTGCGCATGTCTGCGGACGCCATGCTCCAGGCCCTGCTGGGCTCCAAGCACAAGGTCACCATGGACCTGAGAGCCAACCTGAAGCAAGTGAAGAAGGAGGTCAAGGAGGAG GACAAGGAGCTACGCGACGTTGGCGACTGGCGTAAGAAACTGGAGGACAAGGCTGGGATGGGCGGCCGGAAGAAAATGTTTGAGACGGAGTcttaa
- the LOC118215779 gene encoding troponin I, fast skeletal muscle-like, producing MSEKKMSTSRRHQLKSLMLSIAKGLLQAEELEIQEARLKYMEEHCPPLTLPESMQELQDLCRKFNQSIERVDDERYDMQSKVDKCAKEIEDMKFKVIDLKGKFQKPALRKVRMSADAMLQALLGSKHKVNMDLRANLKQVKKEVKEEDKEAVGDWRKNIEDKAGMGGRKKMFEGEA from the exons ATGTCGGA GAAAAAGATGTCCACGAGTCGGAGGCATCAGCTGAAG AGCTTGATGCTGTCCATCGCTAAGGGCTTGCTCCAGGCCGAGGAACTGGAGATCCAGGAGGCCAGGCTGAAGTACATGGAGGAACACTGCCCCCCACTGACCTTACCTGAATCAATGCAGGAACTTCAG GACTTGTGTAGGAAGTTCAATCAGAGTATCGAGAGGGTGGACGATGAAAGATACGACATGCAAAGCAAAGTGGACAAATGCGCTAAAGAG ATTGAGGACATGAAGTTTAAAGTGATTGATCTGAAGGGCAAGTTCCAGAAGCCGGCCCTGAGGAAGGTGCGCATGTCTGCCGACGCCATGCTCCAGGCCCTGCTGGGTTCCAAGCACAAGGTCAACATGGACCTGAGAGCCAACCTGAAGCAAGTGAAGAAGGAAGTGAAAGAGGAG GATAAGGAAGCAGTTGGTGACTGGCGTAAGAACATTGAGGACAAGGCTGGCATGGGCGGCAGGAAGAAGATGTTTGAGGGAGAGGCTTAG
- the LOC118215777 gene encoding troponin I, fast skeletal muscle-like isoform X2, whose product MSEKKMSSSRKHNLKSLMLSIAKGLLQAEAAQQVEDRKRYMEEHCVPLSMPSSMQDLQELCKKLHGKIDNLEEERYDLENKVTKTDKEIEDLKIKVQDLKGKFKKPALRRVRMSADAMLKALLGSKHKVNMDLRANLKQVKKEVKEEDKEAVGDWRKNIEEKAGMGGRKKMFEGGEA is encoded by the exons ATGTCGGA GAAGAAAATGTCCTCGAGTCGAAAGCATAACCTGAAG AGCTTGATGCTCTCCATTGCTAAAGGTTTGCTGCAAGCGGAGGCGGCTCAACAGGTAGAGGACAGAAAGAGGTACATGGAGGAGCACTGCGTCCCTCTGTCCATGCCTTCATCTATGCAGGATTTGCAg GAACTGTGCAAGAAACTGCACGGGAAAATCGATAACCTTGAAGAGGAGAGATACGACTTAGAAAACAAGGTGACCAAGACCGACAAGGAG attgaAGACCTGAAGATCAAAGTGCAAGACCTGAAGGGCAAGTTCAAGAAGCCGGCCCTGAGGAGGGTGCGCATGTCTGCCGACGCCATGCTCAAGGCCCTGCTGGGCTCCAAGCACAAGGTCAACATGGACCTGAGAGCCAACCTGAAGCAAGTGAAGAAGGAAGTGAAAGAGGAG GATAAGGAAGCAGTTGGTGACTGGCGTAAGAACATTGAGGAAAAGGCCGGCATGGGCGGCAGGAAGAAGATGTTTGAGGGAGGAGAGGCTTAG
- the LOC118215777 gene encoding troponin I, fast skeletal muscle-like isoform X1, producing MSEKKMSSSRKHNLKSLMLSIAKGLLQAEAAQQVEDRKRYMEEHCVPLSMPSSMQDLQELCKKLHGKIDNLEEERYDLENKVTKTDKEIEDLKIKVQDLKGKFKKPALRRVRMSADAMLKALLGSKHKVNMDLRANLKQVKKEVKEEDKEAVGDWRKNIEDKAGMGGRKKMFEGGEG from the exons ATGTCGGA GAAGAAAATGTCCTCGAGTCGAAAGCATAACCTGAAG AGCTTGATGCTCTCCATTGCTAAAGGTTTGCTGCAAGCGGAGGCGGCTCAACAGGTAGAGGACAGAAAGAGGTACATGGAGGAGCACTGCGTCCCTCTGTCCATGCCTTCATCTATGCAGGATTTGCAg GAACTGTGCAAGAAACTGCACGGGAAAATCGATAACCTTGAAGAGGAGAGATACGACTTAGAAAACAAGGTGACCAAGACCGACAAGGAG attgaAGACCTGAAGATCAAAGTGCAAGACCTGAAGGGCAAGTTCAAGAAGCCGGCCCTGAGGAGGGTGCGCATGTCTGCCGACGCCATGCTCAAGGCCCTGCTGGGCTCCAAGCACAAGGTCAACATGGACCTGAGAGCCAACCTGAAGCAAGTGAAGAAGGAAGTGAAAGAGGAG GATAAGGAAGCAGTTGGTGATTGGCGTAAGAACATTGAGGACAAGGCTGGCATGGGCGGCAGGAAGAAGATGTTTGAGGGAGGAGAGGGTTAG